A region from the Candidatus Eisenbacteria bacterium genome encodes:
- a CDS encoding tetratricopeptide repeat protein, producing MEQASPELAGELRSLLDQVPIIENHSARVDDLIAPLLAPALEPGSVETLRRLGPYRLVEVLGVGGMGIVYRAEQEEPLRREVAIKLLRGGLDPARVLARFTAERRAMALLEHPAIARILDAGLDTDGMPYLVTELVRGLPISEYCRRQESSVSDVVRLTIEVCRAVQHAHQKGIIHRDLKPSNILVGEVDGSPRPKIIDFGIARILEEEAGPGLTIEGQAIGTLGYMSPEQAGGRSRAIDTRTDVYSLGAVLYELLTGSLPHALDGLELSQALAVLEREVPRPLRIQLGKGESRDADLETIVMKALAREPDARYAGSGALADDLERYLSHEAILARPPSTMYELRKLVRRHRGAFVLGTAAVLLVAVFAVAMGLLYADQRRERERAQVASARAAAMNDFLLGMLGAANPGALGSSVTVREVLDRAIPTVDRSFAGEPAIQAEVTTTLGTTYRELGQHAIADSLLRRGLELERRAFGPRSIQVARGLRELSANALLWRRRQEADSLCRLALAMSEELEGPRGLDVERSLLLLADIQIKRGRQAEAESLLGRYLQMAKSIHGETSAEVGRGLSLMAMARTISGNEFGSYYRSAAQILTRELGADHAETLEVLSNYVDALNKERKWAEAVSLGKDVLARMRKTHGDAHPKVGQTIYRLSLSIASLGEVREAEALMREGLQIWRVSLGEENPLMAAGYARMAEVSEMDGKLADAEAWVRSAVDLSLKINAPEHPRAVGEMQHLARILAWRGKHAAADTFFRRVIEVRRRAYGTTAAVSLLSFGEYGMFLVDRGRLDSARTFLDATLTGLDGATPQFQVFQSGLALCLSASGERARADSLIAVAARGILTAPLHEIERRVALRRIVAYYDANRQSRLADPYRETARGIASRTVSQR from the coding sequence TTGGAGCAGGCCTCCCCGGAGCTGGCCGGCGAGCTCCGTAGCCTGCTGGATCAGGTTCCAATCATCGAGAACCACTCCGCACGCGTGGATGATCTGATCGCTCCTCTTCTCGCTCCGGCTCTCGAGCCCGGCTCCGTGGAGACGCTCCGACGCCTCGGGCCGTATCGCCTCGTCGAGGTTCTGGGCGTCGGCGGGATGGGAATCGTGTATCGGGCCGAGCAGGAGGAGCCGCTCCGCCGCGAAGTGGCGATCAAGCTGCTGCGGGGCGGGCTCGATCCGGCCAGGGTCCTGGCGCGCTTCACCGCCGAGCGGCGGGCGATGGCGCTGCTCGAGCATCCCGCCATCGCCCGCATCCTCGATGCGGGACTCGACACCGACGGCATGCCGTACCTCGTGACCGAGCTGGTGCGCGGCCTCCCGATCTCCGAGTACTGCCGGCGGCAAGAGTCCTCGGTGTCCGACGTGGTGCGGCTCACGATCGAGGTCTGCCGTGCAGTCCAGCACGCGCACCAGAAGGGCATCATCCATCGCGATCTCAAGCCTTCGAACATCCTGGTGGGCGAGGTCGACGGCTCTCCGCGTCCCAAGATCATCGACTTCGGCATCGCCCGCATCCTCGAAGAGGAGGCAGGTCCGGGGCTCACCATCGAGGGCCAGGCGATCGGGACGCTGGGATACATGAGCCCGGAGCAGGCGGGGGGACGCTCGCGCGCGATCGACACCCGCACCGACGTCTACTCGCTGGGGGCCGTGCTCTACGAGCTGCTGACCGGCTCTCTCCCGCACGCGCTGGACGGATTGGAGCTGAGCCAGGCCCTGGCCGTGCTGGAACGCGAAGTGCCTCGGCCACTGCGCATTCAGCTGGGGAAAGGAGAGTCGAGAGACGCCGATCTCGAGACCATCGTGATGAAGGCCCTGGCGCGAGAGCCCGACGCTCGCTATGCGGGGTCCGGAGCCCTCGCCGACGATCTCGAGCGCTACCTGAGTCACGAAGCCATCCTGGCGCGGCCTCCGAGCACCATGTACGAGCTGCGCAAGCTCGTGCGCCGGCATCGCGGCGCGTTCGTGCTGGGGACGGCAGCCGTGCTCCTGGTCGCCGTCTTCGCGGTGGCCATGGGCTTGCTCTATGCCGATCAGCGCCGGGAGCGTGAGCGGGCGCAGGTCGCGTCCGCGCGTGCCGCCGCCATGAACGACTTCCTGCTGGGAATGCTGGGCGCGGCGAACCCCGGCGCTCTCGGCAGCTCGGTCACCGTGCGCGAAGTCCTCGACCGCGCCATCCCCACGGTGGACCGGAGCTTCGCAGGCGAGCCCGCGATCCAGGCGGAGGTGACGACCACGCTCGGCACCACCTATCGGGAGCTTGGCCAGCACGCCATCGCGGACTCCTTGTTGCGCCGTGGTCTCGAGCTCGAGCGACGCGCGTTCGGGCCGCGCAGTATTCAGGTCGCCCGTGGGCTACGCGAGCTGTCGGCGAACGCCCTGCTATGGCGGCGGCGTCAGGAGGCCGACTCGCTCTGCCGGCTGGCGCTGGCGATGAGCGAGGAACTCGAGGGGCCGCGCGGCCTGGACGTCGAGCGGAGCCTGCTCCTTTTGGCGGACATCCAGATCAAGCGGGGTCGCCAGGCAGAGGCCGAGAGCCTGCTGGGCCGGTATCTCCAGATGGCGAAATCGATCCACGGCGAGACGTCGGCCGAGGTGGGGCGCGGTCTCTCTCTCATGGCCATGGCCCGGACCATCTCCGGCAACGAGTTCGGCTCTTACTATCGATCGGCGGCACAAATCCTCACACGCGAGCTTGGAGCCGATCACGCCGAGACCCTGGAGGTGCTCAGCAACTATGTTGATGCATTGAACAAGGAGCGGAAATGGGCGGAGGCAGTTTCTCTCGGGAAGGACGTTCTCGCCCGCATGAGGAAGACCCACGGCGACGCGCATCCCAAGGTTGGCCAGACCATCTACAGGCTCTCGCTATCGATCGCGAGTCTGGGTGAGGTTCGCGAGGCCGAAGCGCTCATGCGTGAAGGTCTCCAGATCTGGCGGGTGTCTCTGGGGGAGGAGAACCCGCTCATGGCCGCCGGGTATGCACGTATGGCCGAAGTCTCCGAGATGGACGGAAAGCTCGCGGACGCGGAGGCATGGGTGCGGAGCGCCGTCGATCTCTCGCTGAAGATCAATGCTCCCGAGCATCCGCGAGCGGTAGGAGAGATGCAGCACCTGGCTCGCATCCTGGCGTGGCGTGGCAAGCATGCAGCAGCCGACACCTTCTTCCGCCGGGTCATCGAAGTTCGCCGCCGCGCGTACGGAACGACTGCCGCCGTTTCCCTGTTATCGTTCGGGGAGTATGGAATGTTCCTGGTGGATCGGGGCCGACTCGACAGCGCCAGGACTTTTCTTGACGCGACTCTCACGGGACTCGATGGAGCGACGCCCCAATTCCAGGTGTTTCAGTCAGGATTGGCGCTATGCCTTTCGGCTTCAGGTGAGCGCGCACGCGCCGACTCCCTGATCGCGGTGGCCGCGCGCGGCATCCTCACGGCGCCGCTCCACGAGATTGAGCGGCGTGTGGCCCTCCGCAGGATCGTGGCGTACTACGACGCGAACCGCCAATCGCGGCTGGCTGACCCCTATCGCGAGACCGCTCGAGGGATCGCGAGTAGGACCGTCTCGCAGCGATGA